One Cervus canadensis isolate Bull #8, Minnesota chromosome 1, ASM1932006v1, whole genome shotgun sequence genomic window carries:
- the NPTX1 gene encoding neuronal pentraxin-1, which produces MPAGRAARTCALLALCFLGSGAQDFGPTRFICTSVPVDADMCAASVAAGGAEELRSNVLQLRETVLQQKETILSQKETIRELTTKLGRCESQSTLDASAGEARTGGGRKQPGSGKNTMGDLSRTPAAETLSQLGQTLQSLKTRLENLEQYSRLNSSSQTNSLKDLLQSKIDDLERQVLSRVNTLEEGKGGPKNDTEERVKIESALTSLHQRISELEKGQKDNRPGDKFQLTFPLRTNYMYAKVKKSLPEMYAFTVCMWLKSSAAPGVGTPFSYAVPGQANELVLIEWGNNPMEILINDKVAKLPFVINDGKWHHICITWTTRDGVWEAYQDGTQGGNGENLAPYHPIKPQGVLVLGQEQDTLGGGFDATQAFVGELAHFNIWDRKLTPGEVYNLATCSTKALSGNVIAWAESHIEIYGGATKWTFEACRQIN; this is translated from the exons ATGCCGGCCGGCCGCGCCGCTCGCACCTGTGCGCTGCTAGCCCTCTGCTTCTTGGGCAGCGGGGCCCAGGATTTCGGGCCGACGCGCTTCATCTGCACCTCGGTGCCCGTGGACGCCGACATGTGCGCCGCGTCCGTGGCCGCCGGCGGCGCCGAGGAGCTCCGGAGCAATGTGCTGCAGCTCCGAGAGACCGTGTTGCAGCAGAAGGAGACCATCCTGAGCCAAAAGGAGACCATCCGCGAGCTGACCACCAAGCTGGGTCGCTGCGAGAGCCAGAGCACCCTGGACGCGAGCGCGGGCGAGGCGCGGACGGGAGGCGGCCGCAAGCAGCCCGGCTCGGGCAAGAACACCATGGGCGACCTGTCTCGGACGCCGGCCGCTGAGACGCTCAGCCAACTCGGGCAAACTTTGCAGTCGCTCAAAACCCGCCTGGAGAACCTCGAG CAGTACAGCCGGCTCAATTCCTCCAGCCAGACCAACAGTCTCAAGGATCTGCTGCAGAGCAAGATCGATGACCTGGAGAGGCAGGTGCTGTCTCGGGTGAAcactctggaggagggcaaaggGGGCCCCAAAAACGACACCGAGGAAAGAGTCAAGATCGAAAGCGCCCTGACTTCCCTGCACCAGCGGATCAGCGAGCTCGAGAAAG GTCAGAAGGACAACCGCCCTGGAGATAAGTTCCAGCTCACATTCCCACTGCGGACCAACTACATGTATGCCAAGGTGAAGAAGAGCCTGCCGGAGATGTACGCCTTCACAGTGTGCATGTGGCTCAAGTCTAGTGCGGCGCCGGGGGTGGGCACGCCCTTCTCCTATGCCGTGCCCGGCCAGGCCAATGAGCTGGTCCTCATTGAGTGGGGCAACAACCCCATGGAGATCCTCATCAATGACAAG GTGGCTAAGCTGCCCTTTGTAATCAATGACGGCAAGTGGCACCACATCTGTATCACCTGGACCACCCGGGACGGGGTCTGGGAAGCCTACCAGGATGGTACCCAGGGCGGCAACGGCGAGAACCTGGCACCTTATCACCCCATCAAGCCACAAGGCGTGCTGGTGCTGGGCCAGGAGCAG GACACTCTGGGTGGCGGGTTTGATGCCACCCAAGCGTTTGTGGGCGAGCTGGCCCATTTCAACATCTGGGACCGCAAGCTGACCCCAGGGGAGGTGTACAACCTGGCCACCTGCAGCACCAAGGCCCTTTCCGGCAACGTCATCGCCTGGGCTGAGTCCCACATCGAGATCTACGGCGGAGCCACCAAGTGGACATTCGAAGCCTGTCGCCAGATCAACTga